A region from the Desulfoglaeba alkanexedens ALDC genome encodes:
- a CDS encoding thymidylate synthase produces MKPHPSRENANQSPITFSPLHFGDRLEVINPAGTMGIVTLWSRVDHVLRVVRDAGIDLSSKTSPVAAAGTLYGNGLREMLRNLLHNPQIDTLIVCGRDRSGSLEELTAFFERGVEPYDNPHARYEPVEGFGTPSCVRIRGTSRILDDLVTPALFRRPPTIVSFWPLQDPDVRDELRSFVAGYRPSPPPTPERIVVPLPRVRITSFPCNPREHTIRAGDPLTAWKDLIFTLHRFGVPVRLAKGERRELQNVKVIVEEPREIPEEDLVRWGYDPVHLRRYQEAILEGTCSEDETYSYGHRLRTYFGVDGLEEAARRLREDPEDRKAYVVLWDPRRDLQAAQGHPCLVSLFFRRFQERLTLTAVFRTHNALDAWLVNFYGLLAIQRHVASACGMDPGAVTVVSQSISVDTTQMDRAAFIAAERSFRYREDPMGYFRITVDEEAIVVEHRQGDFTLHTYRHPKSSRLQHEIARDCAVSDINHALYLGRQLARAEACLREGKPFVQE; encoded by the coding sequence ATGAAGCCTCACCCTTCCAGGGAAAACGCGAATCAAAGCCCCATCACCTTCAGCCCACTTCACTTCGGCGATCGACTGGAGGTGATCAATCCCGCAGGAACCATGGGTATCGTAACCCTTTGGTCCAGGGTGGACCACGTGTTAAGAGTCGTCAGAGACGCCGGCATCGACTTGAGTTCGAAAACCAGCCCCGTCGCCGCTGCGGGCACCCTTTACGGAAACGGCCTCCGGGAAATGCTCCGCAACCTCCTTCACAACCCCCAGATCGACACCTTGATCGTCTGCGGTCGCGACCGTTCCGGATCGCTGGAGGAACTCACCGCTTTTTTCGAACGAGGCGTGGAACCCTACGACAATCCGCACGCCCGCTATGAACCGGTGGAAGGATTCGGCACGCCCTCGTGCGTCCGCATCCGGGGCACATCGAGAATCCTTGACGACTTGGTCACCCCGGCCCTGTTTCGCCGTCCCCCGACCATTGTTTCCTTCTGGCCGCTCCAGGATCCGGACGTCCGGGACGAACTCCGGTCCTTCGTGGCCGGCTATCGCCCCAGTCCGCCGCCGACTCCGGAACGGATCGTCGTCCCTCTGCCCCGTGTGCGGATCACGTCGTTTCCCTGCAATCCCCGGGAACACACGATCCGCGCCGGCGATCCGCTCACCGCCTGGAAAGACCTGATTTTCACACTGCACCGTTTCGGCGTCCCCGTTCGACTGGCCAAGGGCGAACGCCGCGAGTTGCAGAACGTCAAGGTGATCGTCGAAGAACCCCGCGAAATTCCGGAAGAAGACCTGGTGCGTTGGGGATATGATCCGGTCCACCTGCGCCGTTACCAGGAGGCCATCCTGGAGGGCACCTGTTCCGAAGACGAGACTTACAGCTACGGCCACCGGCTCCGAACCTATTTCGGCGTGGACGGACTTGAAGAAGCCGCCCGACGGCTCCGGGAAGACCCGGAAGACCGAAAGGCCTACGTGGTGCTGTGGGACCCCCGCCGGGACTTGCAGGCCGCCCAAGGCCATCCCTGCCTGGTGAGCCTCTTTTTCCGCCGCTTTCAGGAACGGCTTACCCTGACCGCCGTCTTTCGCACGCATAATGCCCTGGACGCCTGGCTCGTGAATTTTTACGGACTGCTGGCCATTCAGCGCCACGTGGCGTCGGCTTGCGGCATGGATCCGGGCGCCGTCACCGTTGTCAGCCAGTCCATATCCGTGGATACAACCCAGATGGATCGGGCCGCGTTCATCGCCGCCGAACGATCCTTCCGGTATCGGGAAGACCCCATGGGCTATTTCAGGATCACCGTGGACGAAGAGGCCATCGTGGTCGAACATCGTCAGGGAGACTTCACGCTCCACACCTACCGCCATCCCAAGTCCAGCCGGCTACAGCACGAAATCGCCAGGGACTGCGCGGTCTCCGACATCAACCACGCCCTTTACCTGGGCCGGCAACTCGCTCGCGCGGAAGCGTGCCTGCGGGAAGGCAAGCCTTTTGTCCAGGAGTAG
- a CDS encoding methyl-accepting chemotaxis protein, with protein MRRLSFKVKLLLGPVFTILVPMIFVVFLLVPHFEGILYRMLTEQKTATASGLARSVDLVLAEQARLANALAAGYANFSGMGFQFYAGMSLDDQMLEKLRFQLGSALERLGDNYEGLFLVDAKGIAFAGALRTGDPDPYRGEDLSQDPFFQDVMNTGKETVSPVFASAGSGLPAVRILAPIRADGETVLGALGLILNLSPFMDMVTQSRWGQTGYVFLTDATGKVIAHPRQDFILKLNIHEIEGMESVATALAAGRAGTQRYVFEGEENWCAFSPVPAASWAVVATQTVRELAAPVTRIRRLVLWGGAAFLGSALIVVMLWSGRVSRTLGDLTASVRTSAAAFSQDAQNIFEVSCLASKEASSQAAAIEETAASAEEISTVAQANAQRTGEALDRIRQTRTLLDRAAQEVDRLGSSMAATQRSGEASSKVVTTIDEIAFQTNLLAINASVEAARAGNAGAGFSVIAEAVRRLANQSSEAAQDTTQRIQSMLHQIHEDARTVAEVERSFKQIVEAVTRSMELIESIATANREQTHEVSRINEALQEIREAAVKGTACSEQAASASEGIRNRSRELEHIASRLAETVGITGNGSRAEKKPQSTSTPNGPKTVADTAVEKLTEAPQARPALPPSTYSSTRLN; from the coding sequence GTGCGGCGCTTGTCTTTCAAAGTAAAGTTGCTTCTGGGACCGGTCTTCACGATCCTTGTCCCGATGATTTTCGTGGTTTTCCTGCTGGTGCCTCATTTTGAAGGAATTTTGTACCGGATGCTGACCGAGCAAAAGACCGCCACCGCCTCCGGTCTCGCCCGGTCGGTGGACCTGGTGCTCGCCGAACAAGCTCGGCTCGCCAACGCCCTCGCGGCCGGCTACGCGAACTTTTCCGGCATGGGCTTTCAATTCTACGCGGGCATGTCACTTGACGACCAGATGCTGGAAAAACTGCGCTTCCAGTTGGGGTCCGCGCTGGAGCGGCTCGGAGACAACTACGAGGGCCTTTTTTTAGTCGACGCCAAGGGCATCGCCTTCGCCGGAGCGTTGCGCACGGGGGACCCTGACCCCTACCGGGGTGAAGATCTCTCGCAAGACCCCTTTTTTCAGGATGTGATGAACACAGGAAAGGAAACGGTTTCTCCGGTCTTTGCATCGGCCGGTTCGGGCCTTCCCGCGGTCCGCATCCTGGCGCCCATTCGAGCCGACGGGGAAACGGTCCTGGGGGCGCTTGGGCTGATCCTGAATCTTTCACCTTTCATGGACATGGTGACGCAGAGCCGCTGGGGCCAAACCGGCTATGTCTTCCTGACCGACGCCACCGGAAAAGTGATCGCGCATCCCCGCCAAGATTTCATCTTGAAGCTGAACATCCATGAAATCGAAGGCATGGAGTCGGTAGCGACCGCTCTTGCGGCGGGCCGAGCCGGAACGCAACGGTATGTTTTCGAGGGAGAAGAAAACTGGTGCGCCTTTTCACCGGTCCCTGCCGCTTCCTGGGCGGTGGTGGCCACCCAGACCGTCCGGGAACTGGCGGCACCGGTCACGCGAATCCGCCGGCTGGTGCTCTGGGGCGGCGCCGCTTTTCTGGGATCGGCCTTGATCGTCGTAATGCTATGGTCCGGGCGCGTTTCTCGCACCCTGGGTGACCTGACCGCTTCGGTCCGAACCTCTGCGGCAGCCTTTTCGCAAGACGCTCAAAACATCTTCGAAGTGAGCTGCTTGGCTTCCAAAGAAGCCTCGAGCCAGGCGGCGGCCATCGAGGAGACGGCCGCATCCGCCGAAGAAATCAGCACCGTCGCTCAAGCGAACGCCCAACGCACCGGGGAGGCCTTGGATCGAATACGTCAAACCCGAACCCTTCTCGACCGAGCCGCCCAGGAAGTCGACCGCTTGGGATCGTCCATGGCGGCAACCCAGCGCTCCGGCGAAGCATCGTCGAAAGTGGTCACCACCATCGACGAAATCGCCTTCCAAACCAATCTCCTCGCCATCAACGCGTCGGTGGAAGCGGCCCGAGCCGGAAACGCCGGTGCCGGCTTTTCCGTCATCGCCGAAGCCGTCCGCCGGCTGGCGAACCAATCGTCGGAGGCGGCCCAGGACACGACCCAACGCATTCAAAGCATGCTCCACCAGATCCACGAAGACGCTCGGACCGTCGCGGAAGTGGAGCGTTCCTTCAAGCAAATCGTTGAAGCCGTCACGCGTTCCATGGAGCTGATTGAAAGCATCGCCACGGCTAATCGAGAGCAAACCCATGAAGTAAGCCGCATCAACGAGGCTCTGCAGGAAATCCGCGAAGCAGCGGTAAAGGGAACCGCCTGCAGCGAGCAAGCGGCTTCGGCCTCCGAAGGCATCCGGAACCGTTCGAGGGAATTGGAACATATCGCCTCACGCCTCGCCGAAACGGTGGGCATCACGGGAAACGGTTCACGGGCGGAAAAGAAACCCCAAAGCACCTCGACGCCCAACGGCCCCAAAACGGTCGCAGATACCGCAGTGGAAAAACTCACCGAAGCGCCTCAAGCACGCCCGGCGCTTCCCCCAAGCACCTACTCCTCCACACGGCTCAATTGA
- a CDS encoding PGPGW domain-containing protein: MSWSAIRIALGSFLLALGVLGLVLPILQGWLLLALGALVLSRDVPAFRRLVHWITKRFPLVGEALERIKTRWQALVERGRR; encoded by the coding sequence TTGAGCTGGTCTGCCATTCGAATCGCCCTGGGAAGCTTCCTACTCGCGCTCGGTGTCTTGGGTCTGGTGCTCCCGATCCTCCAAGGCTGGCTGTTACTCGCCCTGGGAGCCCTGGTCCTCTCACGGGACGTTCCGGCCTTTCGACGCCTGGTCCATTGGATCACCAAGCGTTTTCCGCTGGTCGGAGAAGCGCTGGAGCGGATCAAGACGCGCTGGCAGGCTCTCGTTGAAAGGGGAAGGCGCTGA
- a CDS encoding AAA family ATPase, with the protein MKIAISGKGGVGKTTLSAFLVRWFADQGKSVLAIDADPDANLGNALGVVGASEIPPITAMKDLIAERTESVPGSFGGFFKMNPKVDDLPEKVAVPCGDRIRLMIMGGVKKGGTGCVCPESVLLKNLVHHLILRRDEVVVMDMEAGVEHLGRGTARAVSALITVVEPGRRSVETALRIRRLASDIGLSKLFVVGNKIRNGKDREFLENLLPEFQFLGFLPFDEQIIEADLNGAFASNVSSETRDSLEAIARKLSSMHTAQE; encoded by the coding sequence TTGAAAATCGCAATCAGCGGCAAAGGCGGGGTCGGCAAGACGACCCTATCCGCTTTTCTCGTGAGGTGGTTCGCGGACCAGGGTAAGAGCGTGCTCGCCATCGATGCGGACCCGGATGCCAACTTGGGCAACGCCCTGGGCGTCGTCGGCGCTTCCGAGATTCCCCCTATCACGGCCATGAAGGATCTCATCGCCGAGCGGACCGAGTCGGTTCCCGGAAGTTTCGGCGGTTTTTTCAAGATGAATCCCAAGGTGGACGATCTCCCTGAAAAAGTTGCGGTTCCCTGCGGCGATCGCATCCGGCTGATGATCATGGGAGGAGTGAAAAAGGGCGGCACGGGCTGCGTGTGCCCGGAAAGCGTGCTCCTTAAGAACCTGGTTCACCACTTGATCCTGCGCCGCGACGAAGTGGTGGTGATGGACATGGAAGCGGGCGTCGAACACCTGGGGCGGGGGACGGCCCGGGCGGTAAGCGCCCTGATCACGGTCGTGGAACCGGGCCGAAGAAGCGTGGAAACGGCCCTGAGAATCCGCCGATTGGCCTCCGATATCGGTCTTTCGAAGCTCTTTGTCGTCGGCAACAAGATTCGAAACGGGAAGGACCGTGAATTCCTGGAAAATCTGCTCCCGGAATTTCAATTTCTCGGGTTTCTCCCTTTCGACGAGCAAATCATCGAAGCGGACCTCAATGGTGCGTTCGCGTCCAACGTTTCCTCTGAAACCCGAGACAGCCTGGAAGCCATCGCCCGGAAGCTTTCCAGCATGCACACCGCCCAGGAATAG
- a CDS encoding deoxycytidylate deaminase has protein sequence MPRNRPSWHEYFMLIAKIVSSRSTCNSRPTGAVIVKDNHILSTGYNGAMPGAPHCIDGPEIDGKPYCYRRALGVPDIDKYNFCRASHAEANAIAQAARYGISIEGGTLYATLAPCYTCLKLIATARIRAIYYEHPYDSSTPERDAFWSRAVQEAGIETFEQLIISSETYDYILAGIRGVTSKRRLDATDFVEPGPRPPSNRAPE, from the coding sequence ATGCCCCGCAACCGCCCCAGTTGGCATGAATACTTCATGTTGATCGCCAAGATCGTGAGCAGTCGTTCGACCTGCAACTCGCGCCCGACCGGAGCGGTCATCGTCAAGGACAACCACATCCTCTCCACCGGCTACAACGGCGCCATGCCGGGGGCGCCTCATTGCATCGACGGCCCGGAAATAGACGGAAAACCCTATTGTTACCGGAGGGCCCTTGGGGTCCCCGATATCGACAAGTACAACTTCTGCCGGGCCTCTCACGCCGAAGCGAACGCCATTGCCCAGGCCGCCCGCTACGGGATCTCCATCGAAGGAGGCACCCTTTACGCGACCCTGGCGCCGTGCTACACGTGCCTCAAACTCATCGCCACGGCACGCATCCGGGCCATCTACTACGAACATCCGTACGATTCTTCAACCCCGGAACGGGACGCCTTCTGGAGCCGTGCAGTGCAGGAAGCAGGGATCGAGACCTTTGAGCAGCTGATCATCTCGTCCGAAACCTACGATTACATCCTGGCTGGAATTCGGGGCGTCACCTCCAAGAGGCGGTTGGACGCCACCGATTTCGTGGAACCCGGGCCCAGGCCGCCTTCGAATCGAGCGCCCGAGTGA
- a CDS encoding succinate dehydrogenase assembly factor 2, which yields MSALGDRYRRKLRYLTARRATRELEVILERFWARHGATLPDEDLPDLERILSLDDLDLLAILLGQKPLPDGYRRDLLERMR from the coding sequence GTGAGCGCCTTGGGAGATCGATACCGAAGGAAGCTCCGGTATCTCACCGCCCGCCGGGCGACCCGGGAACTGGAGGTGATCCTGGAGCGGTTTTGGGCCCGACATGGAGCCACGCTCCCGGACGAAGACCTGCCCGATCTGGAACGGATCCTCAGCCTGGACGATCTGGACCTCCTGGCCATACTCCTCGGCCAGAAACCGCTCCCGGACGGCTACCGCCGGGACCTGTTGGAACGGATGCGTTAG
- a CDS encoding HAD family hydrolase codes for MKPRVIFFDIGHTLVTGAHQSPRRLLGSRLALTEKETHRLGKLIMTHPAEDPSTLATAVAAHFPQRDPHRIEQEITRLWEDQTLCVRCIPGAHRLFRRLKGAGIRLGVISNIWHPFFNGFQKNFPEISSQLDFTVLSYRLQHKKPSLDIYREAARKAGEPPQNCWMVGDSYELDMEPARRVGFKTLWILCRPERERSLLVELLNAEKPLPDGVVEDLEAADRFFMERLDS; via the coding sequence GTGAAACCGCGCGTCATCTTTTTCGATATTGGACACACCCTGGTCACCGGCGCCCATCAGTCGCCCCGAAGGCTCCTTGGATCTCGACTGGCCCTCACCGAAAAAGAAACCCACCGGCTGGGAAAGCTCATCATGACGCATCCGGCGGAAGATCCGTCGACCCTTGCCACGGCCGTGGCCGCTCACTTCCCCCAACGGGACCCGCACCGGATCGAACAGGAAATAACGCGGCTTTGGGAAGACCAGACCCTCTGTGTGCGCTGCATTCCAGGCGCCCATCGCCTGTTTCGTCGACTTAAGGGCGCCGGAATTCGCCTGGGGGTGATATCTAACATCTGGCACCCGTTCTTCAACGGATTTCAGAAAAACTTCCCGGAAATATCTTCGCAGCTCGATTTTACCGTCCTCAGCTATCGCCTGCAGCATAAGAAGCCGTCGCTGGACATCTATCGCGAAGCGGCCCGCAAAGCGGGCGAGCCGCCGCAGAACTGCTGGATGGTGGGCGACAGCTACGAACTGGATATGGAGCCGGCGCGTCGCGTCGGCTTTAAAACCCTCTGGATTCTCTGCCGGCCCGAAAGGGAACGGTCGCTCTTGGTGGAACTTCTGAACGCGGAAAAGCCCCTTCCGGACGGCGTCGTGGAAGACCTGGAAGCCGCGGATCGTTTCTTCATGGAGAGGTTGGATTCATGA
- a CDS encoding esterase/lipase family protein has protein sequence MIAILTLVALIFLAVPAVTCAFFWYETANGPHLAILREVSRGRVKAWVFRGYLTSLFSLFLVIATFPMGVFANRRKAPLRGDDRPAPPVLLVHGVYHNSSAWFLLRIFLERAGFTRIRAWHYPSFRPSFDELAGRLVEEIRELARAFPGEKILLVGHSMGGLLIRAALSDPTVAAVAGAVVTLGTPHQGTKLAVFAVGRSARSLGYRCPLIEKIKTLPFPQELPRLALYSPVDDMVLPNSAGVPEGSSWPAEMTAPVGHLCLIYHPSILRRVVAFLKENSAAGEGKRQASGRSESEMRSEEVLP, from the coding sequence ATGATTGCCATACTGACTTTGGTCGCCCTGATTTTCCTCGCCGTGCCCGCCGTCACCTGCGCCTTCTTCTGGTATGAAACAGCGAACGGACCGCATTTGGCGATCCTTCGCGAAGTTTCCCGGGGGCGCGTCAAGGCGTGGGTCTTCCGAGGATACCTCACGTCGCTGTTTTCGCTTTTCCTGGTAATTGCCACGTTCCCCATGGGAGTTTTCGCGAACAGGCGAAAAGCGCCGTTGCGGGGCGATGACCGCCCGGCGCCGCCCGTTCTGCTGGTGCACGGCGTCTATCACAATTCAAGCGCCTGGTTTCTTCTCCGCATTTTCCTGGAACGTGCCGGCTTCACCCGGATCCGCGCATGGCATTACCCCAGTTTTCGCCCTTCTTTTGACGAACTGGCGGGCCGCCTCGTGGAGGAAATCCGCGAGCTGGCCCGCGCCTTTCCAGGGGAAAAGATCCTGCTCGTAGGGCACAGCATGGGCGGCCTCCTCATACGGGCTGCGCTTTCGGACCCAACGGTCGCCGCCGTCGCGGGAGCTGTCGTCACGCTGGGGACCCCTCATCAGGGAACCAAGTTGGCGGTTTTCGCCGTGGGCCGCTCCGCCCGTTCCCTGGGTTATCGATGCCCGCTGATCGAAAAGATTAAGACCCTGCCTTTCCCGCAGGAACTTCCCCGCCTTGCGCTCTATTCGCCGGTGGACGACATGGTTCTTCCCAACTCGGCCGGCGTTCCCGAAGGAAGTTCCTGGCCTGCGGAAATGACCGCACCCGTGGGCCACCTCTGCCTCATATACCACCCGTCGATTCTGAGGCGGGTAGTGGCGTTCCTGAAGGAGAATTCCGCCGCCGGAGAGGGAAAGAGGCAAGCTTCCGGCCGCTCGGAGTCGGAAATGCGAAGCGAGGAGGTCCTTCCGTGA
- a CDS encoding Cache 3/Cache 2 fusion domain-containing protein, whose amino-acid sequence MRLTFKAKLVVLCVALVAIPLIASTAINTALSTSQSKHLSDFLSTSLKESSLNFLAALVEADHVFVNDIVTRTEEDALRLAASANLKEYIHALSGTDENLNAIFRDQVMAEMEGLVQNLRTQHAYVLKQLNMALNLARTSVGRSDLSTITHTWHAVNQFTQESRSVELPLLQLGAQILYPTEAFDQQVPVVDDVKKITGSTCTIFQKMNPQGDMLRVATNVENSAGARAVGTYIPAVNPDGSPNPIVATVLQGKTFQGRAFVVDDWYQTIYEPLRNASDEIIGMLYVGDRIKDLAGIQSELLKRRLGREGHFFVMDSSGSVVIHPESSLIGRNAVESFPDSPMGKVLTLIREESTGLLEHQDEKGRKGFLAYHYFKEWDWVVCAAGRWDDMAVGVRENAFRAFREEMEALWNVATVQTADGERPMYTQVRFLDATGSEILKMVEGRFSDDLGSRAEEAWFLSAVKAESVVNSGVEIARNTGKPEMRAVVPVREYGTFQGAVVINLDWSVVWQIMKAEKHGQSGYSWVCNDRGVLISHPKYSLSDGVNVSESSYGDLARLVKDGLSGNAGTGGYFFEGEDKFMAYKPLKVGTGHYLVTTSMAQDELLAMVRQVTERLNRDRLKSMQWAAAVVLSMVGVGIVAAFLFGRGIANSISRAVEGLTEGADQVAAASGQVSASSQQLSEGASQQAASLEESSSAIEEMASMTRQNADNAKEAAQIATQSGQKFTNASTALQSLTQSMDEISKASEETQKIIKTIDEIAFQTNLLSLNAAVEAARAGEAGAGFAVVADEVRNLALRSAEAARNTAVIIDGTVKRIREGSTLVSNVNGSFKEVKTDSEKMAELIAEIAAASQEQAEGIEQINRAILEMDQVVQQNAANAEETAAASEELTAQANQLREYVSLLVQIVGQGTRKSERAAKEPERGGSGMKTPAAEVPLRAGGGGKGDGRDRPARRKTGSSKAEEVIPFEEDFSDF is encoded by the coding sequence ATGCGATTGACCTTCAAAGCCAAGCTCGTTGTGCTCTGTGTCGCGCTCGTCGCGATCCCGCTCATCGCCAGTACGGCCATCAATACGGCTCTGTCCACGTCGCAATCCAAGCACTTGTCGGATTTTCTTTCGACCTCCCTGAAAGAATCCAGCTTGAATTTCCTTGCCGCTTTAGTGGAGGCCGATCACGTTTTTGTCAATGACATCGTGACGAGAACGGAGGAAGACGCCCTCCGCCTTGCCGCCTCAGCGAATCTCAAAGAATACATCCACGCTTTATCCGGTACCGACGAGAATCTGAACGCCATCTTCAGAGACCAGGTTATGGCGGAGATGGAGGGTTTGGTTCAGAACCTCAGAACGCAGCACGCCTACGTGCTCAAACAGCTGAACATGGCCCTGAATCTGGCTCGAACCAGCGTTGGGCGGTCCGACCTTTCCACCATCACCCACACGTGGCACGCGGTCAACCAGTTCACGCAGGAGTCCCGTTCCGTTGAACTCCCGCTGCTGCAGCTCGGCGCGCAAATCTTGTATCCGACAGAGGCCTTCGATCAACAGGTGCCGGTGGTCGATGATGTCAAGAAGATCACCGGCAGCACATGCACCATTTTTCAGAAGATGAACCCACAGGGAGACATGCTTCGGGTGGCCACGAACGTGGAAAATTCAGCGGGTGCCCGAGCCGTCGGTACCTACATCCCCGCCGTCAACCCGGACGGGAGCCCCAACCCGATAGTAGCGACCGTCCTTCAAGGGAAGACCTTCCAGGGACGTGCCTTCGTGGTGGACGATTGGTATCAGACGATCTATGAACCCCTTCGCAACGCCTCCGACGAGATCATCGGCATGCTCTATGTTGGCGACCGGATAAAGGATCTCGCGGGTATTCAAAGCGAACTTTTGAAACGGCGTCTCGGGCGGGAAGGCCATTTCTTTGTGATGGATTCCAGCGGGAGCGTCGTGATCCACCCGGAATCCTCCCTGATAGGCCGAAACGCGGTGGAAAGCTTCCCCGATTCGCCCATGGGAAAGGTCTTGACGCTGATCCGCGAAGAAAGCACAGGGCTCCTCGAACACCAGGACGAAAAGGGGCGGAAGGGTTTTCTCGCCTACCATTACTTCAAGGAATGGGATTGGGTCGTGTGCGCCGCCGGCCGCTGGGATGACATGGCGGTCGGCGTTCGGGAAAACGCCTTTCGGGCGTTTCGTGAGGAGATGGAGGCCCTTTGGAATGTGGCCACCGTTCAGACCGCCGACGGCGAGCGTCCGATGTATACTCAGGTGCGGTTTCTCGATGCAACCGGTTCCGAGATCTTGAAAATGGTAGAAGGTCGGTTCAGCGACGACCTGGGATCACGGGCCGAAGAGGCCTGGTTCCTTTCCGCGGTAAAAGCCGAGAGCGTGGTCAATTCGGGTGTGGAAATCGCCCGCAATACGGGCAAGCCGGAAATGCGGGCGGTCGTTCCCGTGAGGGAGTACGGCACGTTCCAAGGGGCCGTCGTCATCAACCTGGACTGGTCCGTGGTTTGGCAGATCATGAAGGCCGAGAAGCACGGCCAATCCGGCTACTCATGGGTGTGCAACGACCGCGGTGTTCTCATCTCACATCCCAAGTACTCCCTGTCGGACGGCGTGAATGTGAGCGAATCCAGCTACGGTGATCTGGCCCGGCTGGTCAAGGACGGCCTGTCCGGAAATGCCGGAACTGGCGGTTATTTTTTCGAAGGCGAGGACAAGTTCATGGCCTACAAGCCTTTGAAAGTCGGCACCGGTCATTACCTCGTGACGACCAGCATGGCCCAGGACGAACTGCTGGCCATGGTCCGCCAGGTGACGGAACGGCTGAACCGGGATCGGTTGAAATCCATGCAATGGGCCGCGGCCGTGGTGCTTTCCATGGTGGGGGTGGGCATCGTGGCGGCGTTTCTCTTCGGTCGAGGGATCGCCAATTCCATTTCCAGGGCGGTGGAAGGCCTTACGGAAGGTGCCGACCAGGTGGCGGCGGCATCCGGTCAGGTGTCCGCATCCAGCCAGCAATTGTCGGAAGGCGCCTCCCAGCAGGCGGCGTCCTTGGAAGAGAGTTCGTCGGCCATCGAGGAGATGGCGTCCATGACGCGCCAGAACGCGGACAACGCCAAGGAGGCGGCTCAGATCGCCACCCAGTCCGGGCAGAAATTCACGAACGCCAGCACCGCGCTGCAGTCGCTCACCCAGTCCATGGACGAGATTTCCAAGGCCAGCGAAGAGACGCAGAAGATCATCAAGACCATCGACGAGATCGCCTTCCAGACCAACCTGTTGTCACTCAATGCTGCGGTGGAAGCGGCCCGGGCCGGGGAGGCGGGAGCGGGTTTCGCGGTGGTGGCCGACGAAGTGCGGAACCTAGCGCTTCGATCCGCCGAAGCGGCACGGAACACCGCCGTCATCATCGACGGCACGGTGAAGCGGATCCGCGAAGGATCGACGCTTGTCAGCAACGTGAACGGGTCCTTCAAGGAAGTAAAGACCGATTCCGAAAAGATGGCCGAGCTGATCGCGGAGATAGCGGCGGCATCCCAGGAACAGGCGGAGGGGATCGAACAGATCAACCGAGCCATTTTGGAAATGGACCAGGTGGTGCAGCAGAACGCCGCCAATGCTGAAGAAACGGCGGCCGCATCAGAAGAATTGACCGCCCAGGCCAACCAGCTCAGGGAATACGTGAGCCTTCTGGTCCAAATCGTGGGGCAGGGCACGCGAAAGTCGGAAAGAGCGGCCAAGGAGCCGGAGCGGGGCGGAAGCGGCATGAAAACCCCGGCGGCCGAGGTCCCGCTTCGGGCTGGCGGAGGTGGCAAGGGAGACGGCCGAGACAGACCGGCTCGACGGAAGACCGGTTCGTCCAAGGCGGAGGAGGTCATCCCCTTCGAAGAAGACTTTTCGGATTTCTGA
- the folE2 gene encoding GTP cyclohydrolase FolE2, giving the protein MIDVQNQEDHRNINIDKVGVKNIRYPLTVMDRENDFQHTVATINMYVNLPRKFKGTHMSRFIEILNEFYGHLDIREFSKILGAMQKRLEAQSAHLEIAFPYFIEKKSPVTETTGLMEYGCRVIGSMDHRKGYDLIVEVNVPITTVCPCSREISNYGAHNQRGMARLAVRYKKFVWIEDLIRVVEEAASCEVYSLLKRPDEKYVTERGYENPKFVEDVVRDIAAQLKPDPNILWFQVDVENFESIHNHSAYAFIERSKANP; this is encoded by the coding sequence ATGATCGATGTGCAGAACCAGGAGGACCACCGCAACATCAACATCGACAAGGTGGGTGTCAAAAACATTCGATACCCACTGACGGTGATGGATCGTGAGAATGATTTCCAGCACACGGTTGCGACGATCAACATGTATGTGAATCTGCCCCGGAAGTTTAAGGGCACCCACATGAGCCGCTTCATCGAAATTTTGAACGAATTCTACGGCCACCTGGATATTCGGGAATTCTCGAAGATCCTCGGAGCCATGCAGAAGCGGCTCGAAGCGCAATCGGCTCACCTGGAGATCGCTTTTCCTTACTTCATTGAAAAGAAGTCGCCCGTGACCGAGACCACCGGGCTGATGGAATACGGCTGCCGCGTGATCGGGTCCATGGACCATCGCAAGGGATATGACCTGATCGTGGAAGTGAACGTCCCCATCACCACGGTCTGCCCGTGTTCCCGGGAAATCAGCAACTACGGGGCGCACAATCAGCGAGGCATGGCGCGACTGGCGGTTCGATACAAGAAGTTCGTCTGGATTGAGGACCTGATCCGGGTGGTGGAAGAAGCGGCGTCCTGCGAGGTGTATTCGCTGCTCAAGCGCCCCGACGAAAAGTACGTCACCGAGCGCGGCTACGAAAACCCCAAATTCGTGGAAGACGTGGTGCGCGACATCGCGGCTCAACTCAAACCGGACCCCAACATCCTGTGGTTCCAGGTCGACGTGGAAAACTTCGAATCGATCCACAACCACAGCGCCTACGCGTTCATCGAACGGAGTAAAGCGAACCCGTAG